The genomic stretch gtaacactttatttgacagtggcaccatcagacaatcataattatgacatgacactgtcatgagcattaatgaatgcttataacagatgacatttagtgttatccggcaaattagctTACTTTTGAGTggttgtaaaagatccgagataAAGAGATAaacggagttagtgacatcatttgatggatgacacctaatgacatcttttataagcattcattaatgcccatgatagtgtcatgtcacaattatgactgacttatgatgccgctgtcaaataaatcaacaaataagccgcattggaatATAAGCCACGgtttataatccgaaaattacggtactaaaaaatttgatagctgcagccctaaactgaTTTTTGCCGGCAGGTGTGAACagtccctttttggtacttgtttgtctgtaatgtgaggctgcgcgtgcgtgccagtgattagagcaagaaagaAAGAGTTCACTGCTGTTGCTGCTGTTGGGTTGGGGTTAGAATCAATAATATTCCAAAGTCTCGAGAGTTAATTgtcatttgtgttgtttgtgCCAGTGTGCATCCGTCAgaagtgagtaaatgaagccaattgtattgtttctaTTCTTTGTTGAGACGTTACTAcaactaagctagttagcgattatgctaattactgtcttaagtgtccgtttgtattggcactcgagttattgttagatagtaaagttgtctcatttctttataGAGACGCCACACAcatcccattcatataacaacttagtctcctttcaacacaaactcctattcaaactgtaaattgtcatacaagagagtgtgctttgaaattggatttggattgtatttatgaaagcTGTTTGATAAAGAGAACTGATTTATTAGTCTGCCTCCtcattcgattttgttgtttagtttaaagaaaataaatgagtggaggtgcaacaattaatcgacaactaattgattaacaaattaatcgacaactattttgataaccaattcATTGTTTAGGaccttcaccttaaacttgtctaaattcttgaaagtaTAACATACAAATAACTTCTCAGGTCTAAATATTATCACATTTCTTCATTATAtatttgttaagtcaaagtaggacatgaacaaaaatcctgctttattttgaaaaacaatacaCATTTTGGCCAATTTTAGGACATCTGTAACATCTGCAACCaccaatcgattaataaattaatggCCTACGAATGTAATAATCGATACAGTTGTACACTACAGTAAAGTCATGAAgctataataaaatattatttttgaagaagATAGTCGTCCATTttctcttcattgttacttacatacCTAAAACAACTTTaaggtaatttttaaaaagtgattTCTCCGATTATTggtttaattaatcgtccgattaatcgattatgaaaataatcgttagttacagccgtataaatgagtcattgacacaatttatatcagcgctttgcccacaagaaaaaaaatgtcaatcagcatgACTTGTTTTTACTTGAAtgaacaaaacttttgtctgatttgtgtactgagaatttttttgttttctttatacTTAAAGTTTTTGATAAAGCTTCTAACAAGTTTTATGTCCTTAAACcaatacagttgtagactacagttaagtcaggaagatgTAATAGAATTTGTTTTGGAGGACATTGTCATCCATTATGTCTTAATTGTTACTTACTAcatgccatagacttcataattatattgacaggTCACAACCGTCATATACTGTGcgatgccttcaagtagggggcctgcccacatcaagagttattctcaaacacacacacactcggcgatccaacgccagatttaggttgaaaaagtatgaaagctgaaccgcatacaaacaggacggattgtctcaggagtgatttgttcaaggattcaaggcaattatgatatttttcataccatgcatgcattttgaaatgtgaaaaaaaaacaatgggagaaattagccgctacggcattggcgtcatatttcgcaatatttacgttaaataaatgctaactgcacttttttttttggctttcaacaaagaatcgagactgtttgacgtccatatctataaagaattcagggatttaagcatttattcacaagaatttcaatgtaaaaaggtcTTTGTGGTGACAAGGCGGCATCACAATGACttgaagactagcagcacatttgacatagttacgtaaaataaatgctaacagcccgtttttttgcttttaaccaagaatcgagactgttttacgtccatatctataaagaattcagggatttaggcatttattcacaagacttttcaacagaaaaagctctttgtctgtgtttccatcagctttgatggagataggccccctattaatcggcccgtgTAGTGACTtagacgagcagcacattcgacatatttacgtaaaataaaaaatacttgggttgttccgatcatgtttttttgcttccgatccgatcccgatagttttagtttgagtatctgccgatatttcccgatccgattgctttttttttttttttttctttttttctcccggttcaattccaatcattcccgataatttttcgcgatcatatacattttggcaatgcattaagaaaaaaatgaacaaaactcagacgaatatatacattcaacatacagtacagaaatactgtatttgtttattatgacaataaatcctcaagatggcatttacattgttaacattctttctgtgagagggatccacggatagaaagacttataattcttaaaggataaatgtgactttgtatattgtgactaaatattgccatatagtgtatttgttgagctttcagtaaatgatactgtagccatctgttctgcccaaatgcatgatgggaagtgcacccatgactgtgcgtagtgctaccaattgacatatcttctctgcgttgggaaataagatagggtgttaagaaaaagatcatttactacctttcttccccacattgcttcctacgatgtttctaatcgtagggagagggatagtagggctttagccaattaaaaaaaggctccaaaggctgccaaaattcactctactcattttacgctgccttttagcgctatatagaggtaaaacggcgccattacagattgaacgtgacaatgcgtgagtgggccgtgcagcgcatgcattaattgcgttaaatattttaacgttataatttttttttttttaattaattactgctgttaacgggataaatttgataaccctaccttaagccttaactaaagactctggatgagtgtaacatattatgtctgtaatattaaatacaattagaaaacgatttatttaaaaaaatatacatattgaaggagaaacgatatcgtcatcgcacacaccatataattgtctgcattagtctaacacatatatagtctaacacatacatatggtacaggttttcgtaggcaccgtctaactgtttgcattagtctaacacacgtaatataattaatcaggaaatagtatcattttcatatttacggtaggactacactactaatataaaataaatagcacaccatagtttaatgagaagaaatagaagagatacacaatgccgtcttatcacaagagtgacgcaccaactcgggtaatctgctctcccagcaaactccaaggacaaagcgctttgtcctaaaacaagtacaaccagcctgggcagcaaagttgatagcgggcgtcccaatccgcgcacgaacctaagccgcccaaaaccggccacagcgggggcggcccaaaagcaacgcccagaaacgccttcgacaagacccgcgtcagcaaagacttcaaaaagactggacactgagataagacagatttcttctgctcggaaacatgtagccttgttttggatccagaattgtccctccgtcgtctgtttttgccttgttttttaccattgtcgacaaataaattgtcaacctgttttcggcgagtgttcttcaagcttttgaaacatggagtcagtgtgcaaagggttaacacaggaacgcgcggagtttggcttcCTCCTGGCCTGGCTCTTCGGGGGCGTCGAGCTgcggagcacatttccgttctgttgctGGCCTCCCCATGGggtttgggctgggaggactaaattccttcaatatattaaaaaaaggcatgtccgatatttttttgccgattccgatactttgaaaataggatgccgatcgatcgggacatctctaaaaaaTACTGCCTgctgttttacgtccgtatctattaagaattcggagattaaagcatttatacccatgaatttcaacgtaaaaagctctttgtggtgacaagGCGGCGTCACAATGACttgaagactagcagcacatttgacatatttacgtaaaataaatgctaactgcgcgtttttttttttttttttttttgcttttaaccaaaaatcttgACTGTgtcacatccatatctataaagaattcagggatttaagcatttattcacaagaatttcaatgtaaaaagctctttgttgttgtAAGGCGGCGCCGCAGTGACTTAGACAAGCAGCAACTTCGAcatatgtacgtaaaataaataatactgcCTGGCTCTTTGCTTTTTTTAACAATGAatcgactgttttacgtcaatatctataaagaattcagggatttaagcatttattcacaagacttttcaacggaaaaaactctttgtctgtgtttccactctatCAGCTTTGactgagataggccccctattaatcgccccgtgtcccgtcaatatcactaTGAAGTTTATGTGCAGGCCTAAAACAGCTTTAAGTTAACAACAAGCTAGCCAAAGTCAATTAGAAACCTTCGTACCccccgcctttttttttttttctgggagtCCATAATGATGATTTTCCAATTGAGCTTGAATGTTGAGAAGGCTTACCGTACCTTAGCGGCAGGTTCTGGTGGGCCGGGAAGGCGGCGACGGGCGGTCCGTCagaggaaggcggcggcggtgGCGGAGCGGCCATAGTGAAATTTCTGATAGTGTTGAGTGGGGTTAACGGGGGCACCCCGCGGAGCGAGTCCAAGGCGTATGCCGCCACAGACTTTCGATCCTGAAAGGCGGCCTGGGGCGGATAGGCCCCGTAGTCCGCTGCCGGCGGCGCTTTGAGCACGCCGTTATACGGGGGAGCCGCGTGATAGGATGCGGCGCAGGCGGGCGCGGCCAGGTACGCCCCGTTGCCAGCCTCCTGGTACATATCGTACGGGGGCGGAGCCGGGTGGAGGTGCGCGTAGGGAGCCGCGTACATATGGCCCACATCGGGCTGGCCGTGCGCCATGTCGCGAATCGAGGCGACGTTGCTCCGCGGCCGTCCGCGGCTGAAGGGTGGAAAGTCACCGTGTAGCGTAGGGGCTCACCTGGACACAGCGAAGACAGATAGGTGAGACacgctatcctcattgaaatatgaaaaccaataaatgtttgggtgattttagttaaagcagacacttttctttcatctgtgtgattttgacaaagatcagatcacatttgatggtgattttatgcagaaatgtgagaaattcccaagtttcagatactttttcataccactgtacagtatgtGCAGTCCCGGTTGGGTCCTTGTTTATGTGTAATTTGaggctgtgtgtttgtgttccagtgattagagcaaaagagagagttcactgctacactcaggtttggTTGCTGAATCAAAATTACGAAATGTTGAGAGTTAGATCCTGTGTGCCTCTGTTGGAGGTGACTCAATGAAGCCAATTGCATTGTTTgtgttctttgttgatgagacgtgaCTACTTATCACGGACTGCTAAACTAGTTAACGATTATGGTAATCGGTGTCCTAGGCGAccgtttgcatttttttggagAAGCGTATTGGCGCTTGAGTTATTGTTGGATCGTGAAGTTGAAACCCTAGCCATTGATATAAGAGCATcttaacacaaactcccattcaaactgtaaattttaatacaagagaatgcagcagggccgagaatgaaaagtggtatttggtgtgtggcaaaattgagtttgccatgtggcttttttttttttttttttttttttttgccacgtggcaaaattgattttggcattgtggcattttttttgccatgtggcattttttttttttttttgccatgtggcaaaaatgattttgccattgtggcgttttatttttttgccatgtggcaaaaatgattttgccattgtggcattttttttttttttttttgccatgtggcaaaattgattttgccattgtggcattttttttttgccatgtggcaaaatcgattttgccattgtggcatttttttttgccatgtggcaaaattgattttgccattgtggcaattttttttttgccatgtggcaaaattgattttgccattgtggccatttttttttttgccatgtggcaaaattgattttgccattgtggcaatttttttttttgccatgtggcaaaattgattttgccattgtggcaatttttttttttgtcatgtggcaaaattgattttgccattgtggcatttttttttttgccatgtggcaaaattgattttgccattgtggcattttttttttgccatgtggcaaaattcattttacctttttttttgttttgttttgttttgccatgtggcatttttttgtcatgttgcaaaatcaattttgatacataccaaataccactttttgttctcgctgtctctgagtgtgctttgaaatgggattttgtctttattgttacttacaacatgcctaaaacaacttcaagttaaactgtgaagttaattgaaaaaagtgatattcattcgattaatcgtttaaggaATTGGCCAGTTAATCAATCCTATAaattgttagttgcagcccttatATCGTAGAATTTCCTGACCCACTTATCGATTATTAAAtcaccatattgtgagatcgttatcgtgagccttgcatCGCAAATCGTGTCGTATCCCCTTAGAATTTGCCCACACATACGCCTGCATTTCAATGCCCTATGCCCAGGTATTGATGCGACACGCGTCTTGGTCTAGGATAGTACGATATTCGGCATGAGACTGAGTCGTACGTGGTTTTCCCAGGCTCGTTCTGGAAGGAGATGTTGGGCCGGTCCCATCAGCTGAGCGCTCACAGCCTGCGCTCGCAGCCTTTTCAACGCCCACGCTTCCAAAAATGCGGCCGCGTATTGTGGCCGCACGGAGCGCCGCCCACCCGTGTCCAGATGGGGGCCGGCTCGGTGGCCGCGCACACGCATTtttttccctgactcaaagactcCCACGCGCACACGCGAGTAGTGTTTCCCCTCGGGGACGATGCCCCGCTCGCACCCTTCGCCCACGCTTCCCCGTGCGCCCGGCCGGGGCGAGGGGGTTGGGTTTTGTTTCGGTCGGCCGGGGGTCCGGCGGCTCGGCAAACCGCGCCGTGCCGATTAATCATctgtcagcgccgcatttggggAATACGTCGCTTTGTCCGAGACCATCCGGCGGAGTCGatcggtgccattgacggcaatagacgtccgatccgtttGGACCGGGACCCAACGGGATTTGCTTCAATATCATATCCGTTTTTGCAGCTATTACAAGGTCTACCTTGATTCAATTTGAGGGCCTTTAATGGTCAGTGGTAAGCAATTTGATCTAATTTGTTCTTTTGGCCAAGATGCACCCTCCTATCACTTAAATTTGctgtcaaccctcccacttcaattggattggacgtctagcgacaTCAGTCACAGCCACAGAGTAAATGGCAGATGCTTTGGGATCGATCAAATCATCTTTTAAAAATCAGTTTTAGCCAGTTATGACTTCATTTTAATGCCAGTGCCTTGACTTTGATATAAGCGTCCCTCCCTGCCAACACATCTGCCCTGAGGccatgatatattttttttcacctgtCCTGTTCGGCTGCTTAGTCACGGAGtataggaatctgagtgtccttatggtctgaacagttttaatgtatcaaacAGGAGTTTGAAATACTGTACTcccactagatacattttgaaacttttctttgtttcccattaaaaatgaatgggcaagtttttcgcAAATTGCCGtgaaaccgtacattttatcaaaaaaactTTCTCTgtcacttttatgcccctcggcatcctggaattttttatgcccatcttgtgtgttttcgtcaaaaattggCGGACTAGTAACATTTTGaaacttgtctttttttttccccttaaaaattaatgggcaggttttggcaaatttctggggaaccgtgtatttttttccaaattgtgttaatAACTTTTATTCCcctcaccgtcctggaatttttgatgcccaaattgtgtgatttggtgaaaaattgtaggactagatacagtttgaaagttatttttttctcattaaaaatgaatgggcaagtttatgtcaaatttctggggaaccgtaaattttttccaaattctgtatacaacttttatgcccctcaccttctcggaatttttgatacctaaattatgtaatttggtaaaaaattgtaggactagatacattttgaaagtgttttttttctcattaaaaatgaatgggccagtttatgtcaaatttctggggaaccgtaaattttttccaaattctgtataaaacttttatgcccctcaccgtctcggaatttttgatacctaaattatgtaatttggtaaaaaattgtaggactaggtacattttgaaaattgctttttttccggaaaattgccgtttacgggcgaacggaaaatttttcggggccgtttgaaaaaaagcctgcgttgcgcgaaaattccggatgcgtcgatacttgaacggtgccgatcagtcaagtggttcgggctgcgcggcgcgccaaaggattcccattaaaaaaaaaaaaaaacaataacatatacctgatctttccaaaggaaagaccagGTAATTATGTtctatttattaggagaaagcaatgAACAGGAAGGACCGAAATGAACGAAGCAGACAGAaaaggagaagaacaaacaacaacaagaaacccaaacctaaccctaacctaacccccaaccctaaccctaacctgccTATGTTACCTCTGAACATAGTGGTGCTCCCAATGCCCTAAGGCCATTTTGGTAGGAGCAATGAAAGGTATTTTTGTGCTTCTGTCGTGAACTGAAACGAGTCGATCACtcgtaaacgtccaatccattggaagCATGAGAATTGCCAGCGGGATTTTGTCACCTTAAATGGATCTATCAATGGCCGACCAATGAGTAAATGAGGAAAATGCTAGAATATGCTCAGTTATTATCAAGTAGCGCAAAATCCACTTTACCCATGGCGACAAATTTCTGCTGATAGTGCAAAAGCAAATAACTGATTTAGGCTATTAATTattttagtcgattaatctgtcaactagttagttcgaataatcgagtcatcggattaggaacatttaatgttttgtagaaggaattttaggagatgtaaaacaaaggcttgccaagattgcactttcaaaagcgcattaaatgcaaatacaaaataaaattcccgagtgtttcttcaagctatgcagaattgcactttcatttaaagctAAATTAAAACAtctgagctaagcctcaaatgtgaggaaaaaataaaaataaatgagggtCTAAGTACGACAAAACTGggtaactttcatagcaaaagtctgcaagctcaaatgctataaaatgcattttttaaaaaaaattgtttttttacaatgttctcaaaacacatatttccacaaaaaatccagctaaatatacccatagaCTAAATTACGAacgcataaaaaaaaacattagctcaaataaaaacttaccttatgttggtcttaacaggtagcagctggattcagccatgttaaatgagtaacATGGGTTGGAAAAAATgatggaaacacctaacatttttgCATCATGATCATTGAACATTGTTGTTAAATAATGGAATGAGGAACATTcgaatgaagttgagcatctcgtatggccggcacaatccccagacctcaacattattgagtatttatggtcagttttaaaAATTAAGAAGTCAATTTCCACCATCAAAGTCTCTAAAAAAGTTAAGAGGGTATtttaactgaagaatggcttaaaattcctaTACCTTGGAGAATTGAGGCAGTAATTGTCGCAAAAGGCGGACTTACAccatattaaaataatttttgttgattttttttgtttgtttgtcttaaAGGTGTTTCCAGTATTTTGTCCAACCACTatctgtcatattcactgttgccactagagggcagtgcatccacccaaaccaataaaatgcaaacactttcaaaacaaaccattacaatgccactttaagcaaatactcgaagcaaaatTTTAtctgaagctttttttctaatctaattactcgaattaatcgattaatcgtcgcTGAACTAAACTGATTATCGATAAGTTTGCTGtcaaatattatatatacatttcaATAACGATAATTTGATACTTTTCAATACTTTTGACAACCATGTACAATACACAGTACTCTTGTGCAGGATACGTTGGCATTTTCCACGATAACTTATTGGACGCCATTGATGGTCTCGACTCgacgtccaatcagtttgaggagttaattagtgctgcaatgattaatcgatttactcgagtaattcgattcgaattgaattttgctgctttgaatatttgttttaataaagtggtgttgttatagttgtgaaagtgtttgcatttagttttgctgatttgggtggttacactgccctctagtggcaacagtgaatatgacataaattcatttcacatggctgaatccagctgctccctgttaagaccaatataaacTGAGGTTTTGTTTaagctcatgtttttttaaaatgcgttTGTaacttagtttataggtatatttttttgtgggaatatgtgtttgaaccatatgttaagagcattgtaaaaaagaaaagttagcattttatagcatttaagctagtggacttttgccatgtaagttggccgattgttcttttgttgtacttagatcctcatttaggctcagctcaggtattttcatttttttgtattccttatccgattacttaattattcgaactaagtagttcaacgattgactactaaaaaaatcgttagctgcagccctaattcaaatggattggacgtctactagtcaaGAGTTTTCGTTCAGTTTTTAAAAGCCACACTATTGAGCGTctgtcatcgtcaatggcaactGAAAGAGTTCGTGAACAAATCTTTTATTTGTTCTATTGAAAATGGTAGCAAGTGTTATTTAATAGGTAAAAAATTTATCTGGTATCAATGGATTTGTCAACTCCAAAGTTGTTTGAAATTTGAGTGAACAATCTGATTttatccaccaaatttgacaactcATTGAAATCATTTGAATTTAGTCTTCCCATTGCCAGCAATTGATGTCAGACCGAGGAAGATGGTTAGCTTTCTTTTGTTTGTCCGTCTCGGGTCCCCCGTTTGAAATTCAAATAGGAGCTTGCTAAAAATGTCGGTCACTCTCACGATTGAGTTTCCTTCCTTTATCATTAAATGAATAAGAATTGACAGTGCAAAGTAATAAATAGCACgttttgtcaattaaaaaacacatatgGAATGAATCCCAAAGTAAATGGGAGATTCTTGATCAGCACAACATGAGCATCTAAGAGCTCGACTTCCATCAAGTGACACAAAACATCCCACTCACTTGATCGGCACTCCTAATCCTCTTCTGGTTCCGTTCGCAGTGGTGTCGGACGCTCTCCTTTCCGGGCGCTCTGGACTTCTGGCAAGAGGAAGACAAAGACGACGGCGGCGAAGAGGTCCGCCGGCACCGACCGGACGGAGAAGGCTGAAGGCGGCCCGAGCGCAAAGTTGTCGGTCATCGTCGCCCGGGTCCGAGTGGGCTGTGGCTACAAAGGAGAGGAGGAGGGGCGGCGACAATACCATTCTTTTGCCGCCCTCGCCATGAAAATCAGGTGATAAGGTCCGCTTTCACCAAGCCTTTATTTCACAAAGCAAAGCTTCCTGCTGATCATATTGATAATTCTTTTTCCAGTCtgctttttaattaaaaaaaaaaaaatcaaatgaacaggaataatTGCGCCAAAaccatcagaaagtgacccaaaaccaatggAAAGTACGATAAATATGTTACCACCTTAGTATGAGCTATCAAAATATGCAATCACCCTCAATAATGagtacagttgtatgaaaaagtatctgaacctttaggaatttctcacatttgtgcataaaatcaccatcaaatgtgatctgatcttggtcaaaacatttataagtttttatTAGAGatctcccgatcaatcgggtccgataacgccattttcaaagtatcggaatcagcaaaaaaatatcggacatgccttttttttaatatatatatatatatatatatatatatatatttttttttttttttttattaaatcattttctaattgtatttaacgttacagacataatgttacactcatccagagtctttagtttaggcttaaggtagggttatcaaatttattccgttaatggcggtaattaattaaaaaaaaaatgtatcacgttaaaatatttaacgcatgcgctgcacgacccactcatgcattgtcacgttcaatctataatggcgccgttttacctatatatatatatatagagctaaaaggcagcatataaagagtagagtgaattttggcagcctttggagcctttttttaattggctaaagccttacaagccctctccctacgattagaaatattgtgggaaccaatgtggggaagaaaggcagtaattgatcttttttcttaacaccctatgttatttcccaacgcagagaagatatttcaattggtaccactacgcacagtcatggttgcacttcccatcatgcatttgggcagaacagttaaatggctacagtatcatttactgaaagctcaacaaatactctagatggcaatatttagtcacaatatacaaagtcacatttatcctttaagaattacaagtctttctatccgtggatccctctcaccgaaagaatgttaataatgtaaatgccatcttgaggatttattgtcataataaacaaatacagtacttatgtactgtatgttgaatgtatatattcgtccgagttgtattcatttttttttcttaat from Corythoichthys intestinalis isolate RoL2023-P3 chromosome 10, ASM3026506v1, whole genome shotgun sequence encodes the following:
- the egr2a gene encoding E3 SUMO-protein ligase EGR2a; the encoded protein is MAHGQPDVGHMYAAPYAHLHPAPPPYDMYQEAGNGAYLAAPACAASYHAAPPYNGVLKAPPAADYGAYPPQAAFQDRKSVAAYALDSLRGVPPLTPLNTIRNFTMAAPPPPPPSSDGPPVAAFPAHQNLPLRPILRPRKYPCRPSKTPVHQRPYACPAEGCERRFSRSDELSRHLRIHTGHKPFQCRICMRAFGRSDHLATHVRTHTGEKPFSCDTCGRRFARSDERRRHLKIHLRPAKDRRGHDP